The DNA sequence TAGTTACTTTCAACGATGTACGAGACTAAGGCTACATCTCATCGGCCTCATGGTGACGTCAATATACTTTAGACACCAACTAATACTTATCTTTCAAAGAATAATGGCATTAAACATGCGCACTATACTACTGTGGTTGCAAGTTGCTTCTTAGGTTTCTGACTTCCTCTCATGGTCACTCTAAGTTTAGGAACAATTACTCTGAGTAACAAAGTGATTAAAATGATCAGAACCCTCATTCCCCTGTGCTTTGTTTTTTATAATTACCTGCGCGGTTCACCAAAGCACTTCGTACACATAATTGTCGTAATCTCTGCCAACTCCATTCCAACAGTTTGTGGACGGACCATGCAATTTGTAAGATTCTGTATCAGATACCCAACACTCGCCAAAAAACTGAATGGCAAAGAACTTCTTATTGGCTTTTTTGGCCGCTTCGTAGCACATGTGAACTAAATATGGAAATATTgagaattttttaataattatattgcAAAATTTTGCTCAGTCGTTCGTTTGGGTAATAAGTGTCAAAGATGAAATAAACGATTACATATAAAAATTAGGAGTCtcgcttgttttattttcagcaCATTGAGAAGTCACATGTCATCTCAGAATAAGGGACTTTAAGGTCCTTTCACCTTCAGCTCCAACCTATTTTTCCTACTTTTAAGAAACTGGGTGACTTGGAAAGGACGCGAGCACTATTTTCACCAGTGACTTTACTGGTGGCGCCGTTGACATCGCAAGATTCCTATGAGGACAATCTGAAGGATGAGTGGGAATTGTGGGATTTGAAATGTCTTttatgtcagaaaaaaaaatctgtgcGTACGTGTTTCGGCCGCGTGCTGCTACTTACCAGTCTTCTCCAAGTGAAACCAATCAATTTTTTGTCggaaattggccaatagcttcATGGTGCGTCCATCACCCACGTCACGCCAGCAACCGAGGTCACGCCACGGTGCAAATCGGTAAACATAGTTGTGAACTTCATCCCCAACGCCTACAATAACGTAAAGAAATCGATGGCCTTTGGCGAGATAAGtgcttcaaagttttttttaaagcggTTTGACGAGGAATCAAAATCTACTTGTGAGGGTGCAGTACGTGATCTGTATACTTACCCCAGGGGTATCCCCTATAATGGTTTATATgggaaggctccgcccgaaaggggaaCCTCTTTCAGACTTCAGGTTTATGAAAgagtagggatttcactagacTAGGTTTATGAGAAAAGAAGGGAAATCTGCTATTTTAGTCTGTAAAAAAGCCCACAGCTGCACTTTCTGGctgtcaaaaaatcgaaaaaactGAAGGTTTTTTATGGTTTGTTGATATTTTAAAGACATGCAGTACATTTACAGTAGTTTAAAAAGATACACAGTTCTAAAGTAGGTATGAGAAAGGAGTACCATTTGACATTAGAGGGTATAGGAAAGGggaccttttctgtcaaaaaaggTGTATGTACAAAAGGGTGAAGGGTTTGgacctctgggcggagcacccCAGGCCTTCCTGATACTAACTCACCGTCTGTACATCCCTTTCCAGGGCCATGTTTATCATAGCTTGGTCGGAGTCTGTCATCACCCCAGCACTCCCCGTAAAACTGTACTCCAAAATATTTGTAACCTCGCACGAAAGCACGCTCCGCACACTTAGTGACCATCGATCGCATGTTCCACCAATCGATTTGTGATCTGAGGTTGGCGTAAAGCTTGTTCAAGGCTCGATCATCAGGTTTATCTTGGTAGCAGCCAACTTCAAGGATTTGAGGCAGACCTTGTTGTAAGCAGCTGACACCAGCGTCTCGACTGTGATCACAGCTGTTTTCTCCCCACCCTGAGTGGGGACAGTCCAACAACGTTTTCTCTTGTCCAGTGCACATCATCTTGCTAAGCCACACAGGGCCAGTCCCCTGGCCAAACTTTGCGCGGTTTGCCTATGGaatatattttaattactgACTGATTGATTTCCTCGTCATCTGTATAATGGAACATCTATTCCAGACGAGTTAAGAGGGTCAGGCCAACTATGTCTAAAGCGACATAAGTTGTTGCAAGTTAATGTAACTTGGCCCTAGAGAAGCGACTGTGAGAGTTGTAATGCCGGCCTCAAGCAGGAATCAGTTTGGGCTGTGATTTTGTAATAAATGATCGTTATCTCCAACCAGTCTGATTTACTTACTCTTGGGGGTTATTGGCCGGCACTGATTCAAACAACTTTGCAGTATATCATAGGCTTCTCATAAACAAATCCATGGAGTTACTTCGATTCGAAACTAACAGTTTATTGAAATTTTACTGAATGTTGAAAGGAGGCCTTCAATTTGGTTGTTTCTATAGTGGAATAAAAGAACCTTTGTTACGCTCTCAGGtaaacattttcttctttttttttgtaaacaggccctttgtGTAAGCAAAGGCATTAACTAGGCCAAATTTATGGATACCTTTGTTAAGCGCATGACATATCAAAAAGGGCAAAATACCAAAGTTTTGATAGACAAACTGCCTTAAACTTccaaaggataaaaaaaaaacattcctgtTGTAATAATATCGTCTTGCCTGGAAAATAGCCTTTACGAAGCCCATTTCCTCGCAAACTACAGAAGCGTCTTCAAAAGACCAGCCGTCGTCACAAACTGTTCCCCAGGTTCCCTGGTGTTTAACCTCTACTCGCCCCAGACCTTCCTGAACTGAATCTGGTGGTTTGACAAGCCTGACGACATCTTCTGTAAGTGAAAAAGCATATACTTGATCTGTCAACAAATCCATAGGATCTGCGGCAAAATCGTAGCAAATCCTTTGGTGTGGTTAATACGATAACACAAAACCCTTTATAGTCAAGCTTATTTGCCTTTAATAATGGAAGGTCAGGTTCTTCCATTTTGCGGTTTTTAAAGACTACAGCAAGACTGTTATTACCAAGGCTTCAAATTTGCAACAGCAAGAAAGCATTTATTTATCAATACGTTCGCGCGCGGTACAATCCCTGGTCTTAAACTATCTTTAATTTTCTCAATACGGCTTTAAAACCCCACCAACGAATTTAACAACaatttgaaactgttgttcaGTAGCCTAATGAACATAATAATGCAAGAATTGATGATGGGTAATGAGCTCACTTTGTGTTGTAATCTATTCTAAGGTTATACTCTCTTGCAATGCTAAAGTGCGAGTACTGATGATCATGACTAGACACTCCTTAGACACCATTCGTTTCCGTTCTCATAAAGCATGAGTAATTTTTTTGCTAGTCAAAGTTGTACGATTTGCTGTTACACCTTAATagacaaaattgacattttagTAACAATTTGATCTCTCaaatataacaatgataaaaccAGTAACCGCTATGCATAACTTTCAGCAGATTTTAAAGCCAGCTTTGATTGATTTACTTCAAGTGCTTTTTAAGTGTCCAATTGAAAGCCGTgcgaaacaaattttattattatccgTTATTCAGcgagaaaagttaaaatttatgATTCATAGGAACGGCTGACAGATTGATCATACTACTGAAATTTGACAACCTTtatgtttttgtaaatttctctTCCTTCGCCTTTGACAAAGTCTCACGAAGATCGTAATTCAGTTGTTTCGTTTGGACGAAAAGAGACTAAGTCACGAAGCTTCTTCTTTTAATTTCAGCCTACCTGTGACTATTCTTTTCTCGTTAGTTAGAACTGTACACGCCCAAAAGGGGAGGATGGTCCATTTCTTTAGCTTCAGTTTAAAATTCGTTCACTCTTATCTCAAGCAACATTTGAACGTTTACATAACAATTGCGATTTGTACCCGGCCACTGTATACTGTTTTTGTGAAAATGAAGCTATAAAATTATACGCTTACCTGAAAATACGGCGGGGAAGAGCAAGAAAACCAAGATGAAGCAATTCATGTTTCAAAGGGAGACATGAGAAGGAGATAAGATTACGGAAGATTCTTTTCCACTGAATAAATAAAAGTTTCTGTCAAGTGAAGGAACCATCAGTTTGTGTGACAATAGTGCAGAACAGCTAATTGTCAAAGAGacataatatttatttttcattaaattgATCTTTTAATTTTGAAGCTTTGAATAGTTAACTGCTGCGTGAGGTTTTTGAGAACATTTTCCTGGATCCCAGGCACCCATTATCCAGAAGGAACAAGAAAAGGGACAAAATGGTTTTATAAAACTTCAGTAAACTTCTGAGTCATAATGCTTGccacaaacagaaaaaaaactttgagaGACCTTGAGAAAACTTTAATGTTGACCTGAGAAAACTTTTTTGTCCGTGTTTTGAATTCTTAATCGTTGAATTTGCTTCTGTAAAATACGACACAGGAAGGAAAATAGGTCAATACTGAGATTTATcaaaagttttgaaattgttaCCTTAAAAAATCCACATTTCATAGATACAgaaattgtttgtttactttattCTTGATTCATTTTCTTTAAGACGGTCTTTTTTGCTTTCCAATGAGATTAATTTGAACCACTGAGAGAGAAAATTAACAACATTGTTGTTCCTTATAGAATATTTTTAAGACCTGGAAAAATTGCATTGAAGAAATGTTAACAATTTCGCTAGCTAGCAATGAACCTGTAAACcgaaaaagttgaaaagaaacagcaagaaaaaaaattatattttatattttttcaaacttaAAAAATCTTCCAATTTTTGCCGGAACTTAACTTAGCTAAAGACAAACTGTTTATTCAATTTGACTTTACCCTGACATATAAGAATTTTATTCAAACAAATCTGTGTGTATTCGAAGGCCGCTGCAACGTTCTTAAATACTTGAAATTGGACATTAAGAATAATGCATTTAGCATAAAACCTGAACAAGGTTAAAATTACCATTTTAAGTTTGCTTGTATTTTGAATTGGCCTCGTTTTACTCGTAGGTTGTGAGACAACAGCCATGTTTGAGCacaaaatgaagcttttcaTTACTTTGTTTCTGGTTTCAGTGAAAGTGGTTATAGTCATGGGTGAGTAGTACCTTTTCAAtggtaaaaatataattttattagTCTGCGCTgtcttctctttcttcttccttttttctgttgttcagAAGGTGCATTTGATCAAGCAAACTAGAGTAAGGAATAGTAGGCCATATTTGCTCGCGAAACTGCTCATCAGCCATCcttaaaatatagaaaaatagCAACTGGCTTAGAGGATTTCGATTTAATGTCGACAAAGTGTTTAGATATGGACCCACCTTGGAAAGTATGATAAATAGTAGGATTGTTGTAGAGGTTTGTTCAGCCAGTTTGGCTACATGTTAGGCAGGCGGCACGGGCCAATGACAATGCGCAAAGCAAAATAAACTGGCCTCCTAATGAAAAACTGGGGAAGCATATTTTTATGATCGGCTCATAGTTACGAACCTACCTTTACAACCGACATTACCTGTCTTGTGCAAGATAAA is a window from the Porites lutea chromosome 10, jaPorLute2.1, whole genome shotgun sequence genome containing:
- the LOC140950472 gene encoding soluble scavenger receptor cysteine-rich domain-containing protein SSC5D-like — protein: MNCFILVFLLFPAVFSEDVVRLVKPPDSVQEGLGRVEVKHQGTWGTVCDDGWSFEDASVVCEEMGFVKAIFQANRAKFGQGTGPVWLSKMMCTGQEKTLLDCPHSGWGENSCDHSRDAGVSCLQQGLPQILEVGCYQDKPDDRALNKLYANLRSQIDWWNMRSMVTKCAERAFVRGYKYFGVQFYGECWGDDRLRPSYDKHGPGKGCTDGVGDEVHNYVYRFAPWRDLGCWRDVGDGRTMKLLANFRQKIDWFHLEKTVHMCYEAAKKANKKFFAIQFFGECWVSDTESYKLHGPSTNCWNGVGRDYDNYVYEVLW